One region of Oncorhynchus keta strain PuntledgeMale-10-30-2019 chromosome 24, Oket_V2, whole genome shotgun sequence genomic DNA includes:
- the LOC127911383 gene encoding uncharacterized protein LOC127911383 isoform X35, with the protein MAVTVAKTHPTVFQTSGNTKFQIVFVTMSGLTVGYSSTAGFVFVTMSGLTVGYSSTAGFVFVTMSGLTVGYSSTARFVFVTMSGLTVGYSSTAGFVFVTMSGLTVGYSSTAGFVFVTMSGLTVGYSSTAGFVFVTMSGLTVGYSSTAGFVFVTMSGLTVGYSSTAGFVFVTMSGLTVGYSSTAGFVFVTMSGLTVGYSSTAGFVFVTMSGLTVGYSSTAGFVFVTMSGLTVGYSSTAGFVFVTMSGLTVGYSSTARFVFVTMSGLTVGYSSTAGFVFVTMSGLTVGYSSTARFVFVTMSGLTVGYSSTARFVFVTMSGLTVGYSSTAGFVFVTMSGLTVGYSSTARFVFVTMSGLTVGYSSTAGFVFVTMSGLTVGYSSTAGFVFVTMSGLTVGYSSTAGFVFVTMSGLTVGYSSTAGFVFVTMSGLTVGYSSTARFVFVTMSGLTVGYSSTAGFVFVTMSGLTVGYSSTAGFVFVTMSGLTVGYSSTARFVFVTMSGLTVGYSSTARFKA; encoded by the exons ATGGCAGTTACAGTTGCCAAGACCCACCCCACAGTTTTCCAAACAAGTGGGAACACAAAGTTTCAGATTGTGTTTGTTACTATGTCAGGGCTTACTGTAGGTTACAGTAGTACAGCTGGGTTTGTGTTTGTTACTATGTCAGGGCTTACTGTAGGTTACAGTAGTACAGCTGGGTTTGTGTTTGTTACTATGTCAGGGCTTACTGTAG GTTACAGTAGTACAGCTCGGTTTGTGTTTGTTACTATGTCAGGGCTTACTGTAGGTTACAGTAGTACAGCTGGGTTTGTGTTTGTTACTATGTCAGGGCTTACTGTAGGTTACAGTAGTACAGCTGGGTTTGTGTTTGTTACTATGTCGGGGCTTACTGTAGGTTACAGTAGTACAGCTGGGTTTGTGTTTGTTACTATGTCGGGGCTTACTGTAGGTTACAGTAGTACAGCTGGGTTTGTGTTTGTTACTATGTCAGGGCTTACTGTAGGTTACAGTAGTACAGCTGGGTTTGTGTTTGTTACTATGTCAGGGCTTACTGTAGGTTACAGTAGTACAGCTGGGTTTGTGTTTGTTACTATGTCAGGGCTTACTGTAGGTTACAGTAGTACAGCTGGGTTTGTGTTTGTTACTATGTCAGGGCTTACTGTAGGTTACAGTAGTACAGCTGGGTTTGTGTTTGTTACTATGTCAGGGCTTACTGTAG GTTACAGTAGTACAGCTGGGTTTGTGTTTGTTACTATGTCAGGGCTTACTGTAGGTTACAGTAGTACAGCTCGGTTTGTGTTTGTTACTATGTCAGGGCTTACTGTAGGTTACAGTAGTACAGCTGGGTTTGTGTTTGTTACTATGTCAGGGCTTACTGTAGGTTACAGTAGTACAGCTCGGTTTGTGTTTGTTACTATGTCGGGGCTTACTGTAGGTTACAGTAGTACAGCTCGGTTTGTGTTTGTTACTATGTCAGGGCTTACTGTAGGTTACAGTAGTACAGCTGGGTTTGTGTTTGTTACTATGTCAGGGCTTACTGTAGGTTACAGTAGTACAGCTCGGTTTGTGTTTGTTACTATGTCAGGGCTTACTGTAG GTTACAGTAGTACAGCTGGGTTTGTGTTTGTTACTATGTCAGGGCTTACTGTAGGTTACAGTAGTACAGCTGGGTTTGTGTTTGTTACTATGTCAGGGCTTACTGTAG GTTACAGTAGTACAGCTGGGTTTGTGTTTGTTACTATGTCAGGGCTTACTGTAGGTTACAGTAGTACAGCTGGGTTTGTGTTTGTTACTATGTCAGGGCTTACTGTAGGTTACAGTAGTACAGCTCGGTTTGTGTTTGTTACTATGTCAGGGCTTACTGTAGGTTACAGTAGTACAGCTGGGTTTGTGTTTGTTACTATGTCAGGGCTTACTGTAG GTTACAGTAGTACAGCTGGGTTTGTGTTTGTTACTATGTCAGGGCTTACTGTAGGTTACAGTAGTACAGCTCGGTTTGTGTTTGTTACTATGTCAGGGCTTACTGTAGGTTACAGTAGTACAGCTCGGTTTAAAGCCTGA
- the LOC127911383 gene encoding uncharacterized protein LOC127911383 isoform X26: MAVTVAKTHPTVFQTSGNTKFQIVFVTMSGLTVGYSSTAGFVFVTMSGLTVGYSSTAGFVFVTMSGLTVGYSSTARFVFVTMSGLTVGYSSTAGFVFVTMSGLTVGYSSTAGFVFVTMSGLTVGYSSTAGFVFVTMSGLTVGYSSTAGFVFVTMSGLTVGYSSTAGFVFVTMSGLTVGYSSTAGFVFVTMSGLTVGYSSTAGFVFVTMSGLTVGYSSTAGFVFVTMSGLTVGYSSTAGFVFVTMSGLTVGYSSTARFVFVTMSGLTVGYSSTAGFVFVTMSGLTVGYSSTARFVFVTMSGLTVGYSSTARFVFVTMSGLTVGYSSTAGFVFVTMSGLTVGYSSTARFVFVTMSGLTVGYSSTAGFVFVTMSGLTVGYSSTAGFVFVTMSGLTVGYSSTAGFVFVTMSGLTVGYSSTAGFVFVTMSGLTVGYSSTARFVFVTMSGLTVGYSSTAGFVFVTMSGLTVGYSSTARFVFVTMSGLTVGYSSTAGFVFVTMSGLTVGYSSTARFVFVTMSGLTVGYSSTAGFVFVTMSGLTVGYSSTARFVFVTMSGLTVGYSSTARFKA; encoded by the exons ATGGCAGTTACAGTTGCCAAGACCCACCCCACAGTTTTCCAAACAAGTGGGAACACAAAGTTTCAGATTGTGTTTGTTACTATGTCAGGGCTTACTGTAGGTTACAGTAGTACAGCTGGGTTTGTGTTTGTTACTATGTCAGGGCTTACTGTAGGTTACAGTAGTACAGCTGGGTTTGTGTTTGTTACTATGTCAGGGCTTACTGTAG GTTACAGTAGTACAGCTCGGTTTGTGTTTGTTACTATGTCAGGGCTTACTGTAGGTTACAGTAGTACAGCTGGGTTTGTGTTTGTTACTATGTCAGGGCTTACTGTAGGTTACAGTAGTACAGCTGGGTTTGTGTTTGTTACTATGTCGGGGCTTACTGTAGGTTACAGTAGTACAGCTGGGTTTGTGTTTGTTACTATGTCGGGGCTTACTGTAGGTTACAGTAGTACAGCTGGGTTTGTGTTTGTTACTATGTCAGGGCTTACTGTAGGTTACAGTAGTACAGCTGGGTTTGTGTTTGTTACTATGTCAGGGCTTACTGTAGGTTACAGTAGTACAGCTGGGTTTGTGTTTGTTACTATGTCAGGGCTTACTGTAGGTTACAGTAGTACAGCTGGGTTTGTGTTTGTTACTATGTCAGGGCTTACTGTAGGTTACAGTAGTACAGCTGGGTTTGTGTTTGTTACTATGTCAGGGCTTACTGTAG GTTACAGTAGTACAGCTGGGTTTGTGTTTGTTACTATGTCAGGGCTTACTGTAGGTTACAGTAGTACAGCTCGGTTTGTGTTTGTTACTATGTCAGGGCTTACTGTAGGTTACAGTAGTACAGCTGGGTTTGTGTTTGTTACTATGTCAGGGCTTACTGTAGGTTACAGTAGTACAGCTCGGTTTGTGTTTGTTACTATGTCGGGGCTTACTGTAGGTTACAGTAGTACAGCTCGGTTTGTGTTTGTTACTATGTCAGGGCTTACTGTAGGTTACAGTAGTACAGCTGGGTTTGTGTTTGTTACTATGTCAGGGCTTACTGTAGGTTACAGTAGTACAGCTCGGTTTGTGTTTGTTACTATGTCAGGGCTTACTGTAG GTTACAGTAGTACAGCTGGGTTTGTGTTTGTTACTATGTCAGGGCTTACTGTAGGTTACAGTAGTACAGCTGGGTTTGTGTTTGTTACTATGTCAGGGCTTACTGTAG GTTACAGTAGTACAGCTGGGTTTGTGTTTGTTACTATGTCAGGGCTTACTGTAGGTTACAGTAGTACAGCTGGGTTTGTGTTTGTTACTATGTCAGGGCTTACTGTAGGTTACAGTAGTACAGCTCGGTTTGTGTTTGTTACTATGTCAGGGCTTACTGTAGGTTACAGTAGTACAGCTGGGTTTGTGTTTGTTACTATGTCAGGGCTTACTGTAGGTTACAGTAGTACAGCTCGGTTTGTGTTTGTTACTATGTCAGGGCTTACTGTAG GTTACAGTAGTACAGCTGGGTTTGTGTTTGTTACTATGTCAGGGCTTACTGTAGGTTACAGTAGTACAGCTCGGTTTGTGTTTGTTACTATGTCAGGGCTTACTGTAGGTTACAGTAGTACAGCTGGGTTTGTGTTTGTTACTATGTCAGGGCTTACTGTAGGTTACAGTAGTACAGCTCGGTTTGTGTTTGTTACTATGTCAGGGCTTACTGTAGGTTACAGTAGTACAGCTCGGTTTAAAGCCTGA
- the LOC127911383 gene encoding uncharacterized protein LOC127911383 isoform X50, with protein MAVTVAKTHPTVFQTSGNTKFQIVFVTMSGLTVGYSSTAGFVFVTMSGLTVGYSSTAGFVFVTMSGLTVGYSSTAGFVFVTMSGLTVGYSSTARFVFVTMSGLTVGYSSTAGFVFVTMSGLTVGYSSTAGFVFVTMSGLTVGYSSTAGFVFVTMSGLTVGYSSTARFVFVTMSGLTVGYSSTAGFVFVTMSGLTVGYSSTARFVFVTMSGLTVGYSSTAGFVFVTMSGLTVGYSSTAGFVFVTMSGLTVGYSSTARFVFVTMSGLTVGYSSTAGFVFVTMSGLTVGYSSTARFVFVTMSGLTVGYSSTARFKA; from the exons ATGGCAGTTACAGTTGCCAAGACCCACCCCACAGTTTTCCAAACAAGTGGGAACACAAAGTTTCAGATTGTGTTTGTTACTATGTCAGGGCTTACTGTAGGTTACAGTAGTACAGCTGGGTTTGTGTTTGTTACTATGTCAGGGCTTACTGTAGGTTACAGTAGTACAGCTGGGTTTGTGTTTGTTACTATGTCAGGGCTTACTGTAG GTTACAGTAGTACAGCTGGGTTTGTGTTTGTTACTATGTCGGGGCTTACTGTAG GTTACAGTAGTACAGCTCGGTTTGTGTTTGTTACTATGTCAGGGCTTACTGTAGGTTACAGTAGTACAGCTGGGTTTGTGTTTGTTACTATGTCAGGGCTTACTGTAG GTTACAGTAGTACAGCTGGGTTTGTGTTTGTTACTATGTCAGGGCTTACTGTAGGTTACAGTAGTACAGCTGGGTTTGTGTTTGTTACTATGTCAGGGCTTACTGTAGGTTACAGTAGTACAGCTCGGTTTGTGTTTGTTACTATGTCAGGGCTTACTGTAG GTTACAGTAGTACAGCTGGGTTTGTGTTTGTTACTATGTCAGGGCTTACTGTAGGTTACAGTAGTACAGCTCGGTTTGTGTTTGTTACTATGTCAGGGCTTACTGTAGGTTACAGTAGTACAGCTGGGTTTGTGTTTGTTACTATGTCAGGGCTTACTGTAGGTTACAGTAGTACAGCTGGGTTTGTGTTTGTTACTATGTCAGGGCTTACTGTAGGTTACAGTAGTACAGCTCGGTTTGTGTTTGTTACTATGTCAGGGCTTACTGTAGGTTACAGTAGTACAGCTGGGTTTGTGTTTGTTACTATGTCAGGGCTTACTGTAGGTTACAGTAGTACAGCTCGGTTTGTGTTTGTTACTATGTCAGGGCTTACTGTAGGTTACAGTAGTACAGCTCGGTTTAAAGCCTGA
- the LOC127911383 gene encoding uncharacterized protein LOC127911383 isoform X49 has protein sequence MAVTVAKTHPTVFQTSGNTKFQIVFVTMSGLTVGYSSTAGFVFVTMSGLTVGYSSTAGFVFVTMSGLTVGYSSTARFVFVTMSGLTVGYSSTAGFVFVTMSGLTVGYSSTARFVFVTMSGLTVGYSSTAGFVFVTMSGLTVGYSSTAGFVFVTMSGLTVGYSSTAGFVFVTMSGLTVGYSSTARFVFVTMSGLTVGYSSTAGFVFVTMSGLTVGYSSTARFVFVTMSGLTVGYSSTAGFVFVTMSGLTVGYSSTAGFVFVTMSGLTVGYSSTARFVFVTMSGLTVGYSSTAGFVFVTMSGLTVGYSSTARFVFVTMSGLTVGYSSTARFKA, from the exons ATGGCAGTTACAGTTGCCAAGACCCACCCCACAGTTTTCCAAACAAGTGGGAACACAAAGTTTCAGATTGTGTTTGTTACTATGTCAGGGCTTACTGTAGGTTACAGTAGTACAGCTGGGTTTGTGTTTGTTACTATGTCAGGGCTTACTGTAGGTTACAGTAGTACAGCTGGGTTTGTGTTTGTTACTATGTCAGGGCTTACTGTAG GTTACAGTAGTACAGCTCGGTTTGTGTTTGTTACTATGTCAGGGCTTACTGTAG GTTACAGTAGTACAGCTGGGTTTGTGTTTGTTACTATGTCGGGGCTTACTGTAG GTTACAGTAGTACAGCTCGGTTTGTGTTTGTTACTATGTCAGGGCTTACTGTAGGTTACAGTAGTACAGCTGGGTTTGTGTTTGTTACTATGTCAGGGCTTACTGTAG GTTACAGTAGTACAGCTGGGTTTGTGTTTGTTACTATGTCAGGGCTTACTGTAGGTTACAGTAGTACAGCTGGGTTTGTGTTTGTTACTATGTCAGGGCTTACTGTAGGTTACAGTAGTACAGCTCGGTTTGTGTTTGTTACTATGTCAGGGCTTACTGTAG GTTACAGTAGTACAGCTGGGTTTGTGTTTGTTACTATGTCAGGGCTTACTGTAGGTTACAGTAGTACAGCTCGGTTTGTGTTTGTTACTATGTCAGGGCTTACTGTAGGTTACAGTAGTACAGCTGGGTTTGTGTTTGTTACTATGTCAGGGCTTACTGTAGGTTACAGTAGTACAGCTGGGTTTGTGTTTGTTACTATGTCAGGGCTTACTGTAGGTTACAGTAGTACAGCTCGGTTTGTGTTTGTTACTATGTCAGGGCTTACTGTAGGTTACAGTAGTACAGCTGGGTTTGTGTTTGTTACTATGTCAGGGCTTACTGTAGGTTACAGTAGTACAGCTCGGTTTGTGTTTGTTACTATGTCAGGGCTTACTGTAGGTTACAGTAGTACAGCTCGGTTTAAAGCCTGA
- the LOC127911383 gene encoding uncharacterized protein LOC127911383 isoform X34 — translation MAVTVAKTHPTVFQTSGNTKFQIVFVTMSGLTVGYSSTAGFVFVTMSGLTVGYSSTAGFVFVTMSGLTVGYSSTARFVFVTMSGLTVGYSSTAGFVFVTMSGLTVGYSSTAGFVFVTMSGLTVGYSSTAGFVFVTMSGLTVGYSSTAGFVFVTMSGLTVGYSSTAGFVFVTMSGLTVGYSSTAGFVFVTMSGLTVGYSSTAGFVFVTMSGLTVGYSSTAGFVFVTMSGLTVGYSSTAGFVFVTMSGLTVGYSSTARFVFVTMSGLTVGYSSTAGFVFVTMSGLTVGYSSTARFVFVTMSGLTVGYSSTARFVFVTMSGLTVGYSSTARFVFVTMSGLTVGYSSTAGFVFVTMSGLTVGYSSTAGFVFVTMSGLTVGYSSTARFVFVTMSGLTVGYSSTAGFVFVTMSGLTVGYSSTARFVFVTMSGLTVGYSSTAGFVFVTMSGLTVGYSSTAGFVFVTMSGLTVGYSSTARFVFVTMSGLTVGYSSTAGFVFVTMSGLTVGYSSTARFVFVTMSGLTVGYSSTARFKA, via the exons ATGGCAGTTACAGTTGCCAAGACCCACCCCACAGTTTTCCAAACAAGTGGGAACACAAAGTTTCAGATTGTGTTTGTTACTATGTCAGGGCTTACTGTAGGTTACAGTAGTACAGCTGGGTTTGTGTTTGTTACTATGTCAGGGCTTACTGTAGGTTACAGTAGTACAGCTGGGTTTGTGTTTGTTACTATGTCAGGGCTTACTGTAG GTTACAGTAGTACAGCTCGGTTTGTGTTTGTTACTATGTCAGGGCTTACTGTAGGTTACAGTAGTACAGCTGGGTTTGTGTTTGTTACTATGTCAGGGCTTACTGTAGGTTACAGTAGTACAGCTGGGTTTGTGTTTGTTACTATGTCGGGGCTTACTGTAGGTTACAGTAGTACAGCTGGGTTTGTGTTTGTTACTATGTCGGGGCTTACTGTAGGTTACAGTAGTACAGCTGGGTTTGTGTTTGTTACTATGTCAGGGCTTACTGTAGGTTACAGTAGTACAGCTGGGTTTGTGTTTGTTACTATGTCAGGGCTTACTGTAGGTTACAGTAGTACAGCTGGGTTTGTGTTTGTTACTATGTCAGGGCTTACTGTAGGTTACAGTAGTACAGCTGGGTTTGTGTTTGTTACTATGTCAGGGCTTACTGTAGGTTACAGTAGTACAGCTGGGTTTGTGTTTGTTACTATGTCAGGGCTTACTGTAG GTTACAGTAGTACAGCTGGGTTTGTGTTTGTTACTATGTCAGGGCTTACTGTAGGTTACAGTAGTACAGCTCGGTTTGTGTTTGTTACTATGTCAGGGCTTACTGTAGGTTACAGTAGTACAGCTGGGTTTGTGTTTGTTACTATGTCAGGGCTTACTGTAGGTTACAGTAGTACAGCTCGGTTTGTGTTTGTTACTATGTCGGGGCTTACTGTAGGTTACAGTAGTACAGCTCGGTTTGTGTTTGTTACTATGTCAGGGCTTACTGTAG GTTACAGTAGTACAGCTCGGTTTGTGTTTGTTACTATGTCAGGGCTTACTGTAGGTTACAGTAGTACAGCTGGGTTTGTGTTTGTTACTATGTCAGGGCTTACTGTAG GTTACAGTAGTACAGCTGGGTTTGTGTTTGTTACTATGTCAGGGCTTACTGTAGGTTACAGTAGTACAGCTCGGTTTGTGTTTGTTACTATGTCAGGGCTTACTGTAG GTTACAGTAGTACAGCTGGGTTTGTGTTTGTTACTATGTCAGGGCTTACTGTAGGTTACAGTAGTACAGCTCGGTTTGTGTTTGTTACTATGTCAGGGCTTACTGTAGGTTACAGTAGTACAGCTGGGTTTGTGTTTGTTACTATGTCAGGGCTTACTGTAGGTTACAGTAGTACAGCTGGGTTTGTGTTTGTTACTATGTCAGGGCTTACTGTAGGTTACAGTAGTACAGCTCGGTTTGTGTTTGTTACTATGTCAGGGCTTACTGTAGGTTACAGTAGTACAGCTGGGTTTGTGTTTGTTACTATGTCAGGGCTTACTGTAGGTTACAGTAGTACAGCTCGGTTTGTGTTTGTTACTATGTCAGGGCTTACTGTAGGTTACAGTAGTACAGCTCGGTTTAAAGCCTGA
- the LOC127911383 gene encoding uncharacterized protein LOC127911383 isoform X21: protein MAVTVAKTHPTVFQTSGNTKFQIVFVTMSGLTVGYSSTAGFVFVTMSGLTVGYSSTAGFVFVTMSGLTVGYSSTARFVFVTMSGLTVGYSSTAGFVFVTMSGLTVGYSSTAGFVFVTMSGLTVGYSSTAGFVFVTMSGLTVGYSSTAGFVFVTMSGLTVGYSSTAGFVFVTMSGLTVGYSSTAGFVFVTMSGLTVGYSSTAGFVFVTMSGLTVGYSSTAGFVFVTMSGLTVGYSSTAGFVFVTMSGLTVGYSSTARFVFVTMSGLTVGYSSTAGFVFVTMSGLTVGYSSTARFVFVTMSGLTVGYSSTARFVFVTMSGLTVGYSSTAGFVFVTMSGLTVGYSSTARFVFVTMSGLTVGYSSTAGFVFVTMSGLTVGYSSTARFVFVTMSGLTVGYSSTAGFVFVTMSGLTVGYSSTAGFVFVTMSGLTVGYSSTAGFVFVTMSGLTVGYSSTARFVFVTMSGLTVGYSSTAGFVFVTMSGLTVGYSSTARFVFVTMSGLTVGYSSTAGFVFVTMSGLTVGYSSTAGFVFVTMSGLTVGYSSTARFVFVTMSGLTVGYSSTAGFVFVTMSGLTVGYSSTARFVFVTMSGLTVGYSSTARFKA from the exons ATGGCAGTTACAGTTGCCAAGACCCACCCCACAGTTTTCCAAACAAGTGGGAACACAAAGTTTCAGATTGTGTTTGTTACTATGTCAGGGCTTACTGTAGGTTACAGTAGTACAGCTGGGTTTGTGTTTGTTACTATGTCAGGGCTTACTGTAGGTTACAGTAGTACAGCTGGGTTTGTGTTTGTTACTATGTCAGGGCTTACTGTAG GTTACAGTAGTACAGCTCGGTTTGTGTTTGTTACTATGTCAGGGCTTACTGTAGGTTACAGTAGTACAGCTGGGTTTGTGTTTGTTACTATGTCAGGGCTTACTGTAGGTTACAGTAGTACAGCTGGGTTTGTGTTTGTTACTATGTCGGGGCTTACTGTAGGTTACAGTAGTACAGCTGGGTTTGTGTTTGTTACTATGTCGGGGCTTACTGTAGGTTACAGTAGTACAGCTGGGTTTGTGTTTGTTACTATGTCAGGGCTTACTGTAGGTTACAGTAGTACAGCTGGGTTTGTGTTTGTTACTATGTCAGGGCTTACTGTAGGTTACAGTAGTACAGCTGGGTTTGTGTTTGTTACTATGTCAGGGCTTACTGTAGGTTACAGTAGTACAGCTGGGTTTGTGTTTGTTACTATGTCAGGGCTTACTGTAGGTTACAGTAGTACAGCTGGGTTTGTGTTTGTTACTATGTCAGGGCTTACTGTAG GTTACAGTAGTACAGCTGGGTTTGTGTTTGTTACTATGTCAGGGCTTACTGTAGGTTACAGTAGTACAGCTCGGTTTGTGTTTGTTACTATGTCAGGGCTTACTGTAGGTTACAGTAGTACAGCTGGGTTTGTGTTTGTTACTATGTCAGGGCTTACTGTAGGTTACAGTAGTACAGCTCGGTTTGTGTTTGTTACTATGTCGGGGCTTACTGTAGGTTACAGTAGTACAGCTCGGTTTGTGTTTGTTACTATGTCAGGGCTTACTGTAGGTTACAGTAGTACAGCTGGGTTTGTGTTTGTTACTATGTCAGGGCTTACTGTAGGTTACAGTAGTACAGCTCGGTTTGTGTTTGTTACTATGTCAGGGCTTACTGTAG GTTACAGTAGTACAGCTGGGTTTGTGTTTGTTACTATGTCAGGGCTTACTGTAG GTTACAGTAGTACAGCTCGGTTTGTGTTTGTTACTATGTCAGGGCTTACTGTAGGTTACAGTAGTACAGCTGGGTTTGTGTTTGTTACTATGTCAGGGCTTACTGTAG GTTACAGTAGTACAGCTGGGTTTGTGTTTGTTACTATGTCAGGGCTTACTGTAGGTTACAGTAGTACAGCTGGGTTTGTGTTTGTTACTATGTCAGGGCTTACTGTAGGTTACAGTAGTACAGCTCGGTTTGTGTTTGTTACTATGTCAGGGCTTACTGTAG GTTACAGTAGTACAGCTGGGTTTGTGTTTGTTACTATGTCAGGGCTTACTGTAGGTTACAGTAGTACAGCTCGGTTTGTGTTTGTTACTATGTCAGGGCTTACTGTAGGTTACAGTAGTACAGCTGGGTTTGTGTTTGTTACTATGTCAGGGCTTACTGTAGGTTACAGTAGTACAGCTGGGTTTGTGTTTGTTACTATGTCAGGGCTTACTGTAGGTTACAGTAGTACAGCTCGGTTTGTGTTTGTTACTATGTCAGGGCTTACTGTAGGTTACAGTAGTACAGCTGGGTTTGTGTTTGTTACTATGTCAGGGCTTACTGTAGGTTACAGTAGTACAGCTCGGTTTGTGTTTGTTACTATGTCAGGGCTTACTGTAGGTTACAGTAGTACAGCTCGGTTTAAAGCCTGA
- the LOC127911383 gene encoding uncharacterized protein LOC127911383 isoform X23, with the protein MAVTVAKTHPTVFQTSGNTKFQIVFVTMSGLTVGYSSTAGFVFVTMSGLTVGYSSTAGFVFVTMSGLTVGYSSTARFVFVTMSGLTVGYSSTAGFVFVTMSGLTVGYSSTAGFVFVTMSGLTVGYSSTAGFVFVTMSGLTVGYSSTAGFVFVTMSGLTVGYSSTAGFVFVTMSGLTVGYSSTAGFVFVTMSGLTVGYSSTAGFVFVTMSGLTVGYSSTAGFVFVTMSGLTVGYSSTAGFVFVTMSGLTVGYSSTARFVFVTMSGLTVGYSSTAGFVFVTMSGLTVGYSSTARFVFVTMSGLTVGYSSTARFVFVTMSGLTVGYSSTAGFVFVTMSGLTVGYSSTARFVFVTMSGLTVGYSSTAGFVFVTMSGLTVGYSSTAGFVFVTMSGLTVGYSSTAGFVFVTMSGLTVGYSSTAGFVFVTMSGLTVGYSSTARFVFVTMSGLTVGYSSTAGFVFVTMSGLTVGYSSTARFVFVTMSGLTVGYSSTAGFVFVTMSGLTVGYSSTAGFVFVTMSGLTVGYSSTARFVFVTMSGLTVGYSSTAGFVFVTMSGLTVGYSSTARFVFVTMSGLTVGYSSTARFKA; encoded by the exons ATGGCAGTTACAGTTGCCAAGACCCACCCCACAGTTTTCCAAACAAGTGGGAACACAAAGTTTCAGATTGTGTTTGTTACTATGTCAGGGCTTACTGTAGGTTACAGTAGTACAGCTGGGTTTGTGTTTGTTACTATGTCAGGGCTTACTGTAGGTTACAGTAGTACAGCTGGGTTTGTGTTTGTTACTATGTCAGGGCTTACTGTAG GTTACAGTAGTACAGCTCGGTTTGTGTTTGTTACTATGTCAGGGCTTACTGTAGGTTACAGTAGTACAGCTGGGTTTGTGTTTGTTACTATGTCAGGGCTTACTGTAGGTTACAGTAGTACAGCTGGGTTTGTGTTTGTTACTATGTCGGGGCTTACTGTAGGTTACAGTAGTACAGCTGGGTTTGTGTTTGTTACTATGTCGGGGCTTACTGTAGGTTACAGTAGTACAGCTGGGTTTGTGTTTGTTACTATGTCAGGGCTTACTGTAGGTTACAGTAGTACAGCTGGGTTTGTGTTTGTTACTATGTCAGGGCTTACTGTAGGTTACAGTAGTACAGCTGGGTTTGTGTTTGTTACTATGTCAGGGCTTACTGTAGGTTACAGTAGTACAGCTGGGTTTGTGTTTGTTACTATGTCAGGGCTTACTGTAGGTTACAGTAGTACAGCTGGGTTTGTGTTTGTTACTATGTCAGGGCTTACTGTAG GTTACAGTAGTACAGCTGGGTTTGTGTTTGTTACTATGTCAGGGCTTACTGTAGGTTACAGTAGTACAGCTCGGTTTGTGTTTGTTACTATGTCAGGGCTTACTGTAGGTTACAGTAGTACAGCTGGGTTTGTGTTTGTTACTATGTCAGGGCTTACTGTAGGTTACAGTAGTACAGCTCGGTTTGTGTTTGTTACTATGTCGGGGCTTACTGTAGGTTACAGTAGTACAGCTCGGTTTGTGTTTGTTACTATGTCAGGGCTTACTGTAGGTTACAGTAGTACAGCTGGGTTTGTGTTTGTTACTATGTCAGGGCTTACTGTAGGTTACAGTAGTACAGCTCGGTTTGTGTTTGTTACTATGTCAGGGCTTACTGTAG GTTACAGTAGTACAGCTGGGTTTGTGTTTGTTACTATGTCAGGGCTTACTGTAGGTTACAGTAGTACAGCTGGGTTTGTGTTTGTTACTATGTCAGGGCTTACTGTAG GTTACAGTAGTACAGCTGGGTTTGTGTTTGTTACTATGTCAGGGCTTACTGTAGGTTACAGTAGTACAGCTGGGTTTGTGTTTGTTACTATGTCAGGGCTTACTGTAGGTTACAGTAGTACAGCTCGGTTTGTGTTTGTTACTATGTCAGGGCTTACTGTAG GTTACAGTAGTACAGCTGGGTTTGTGTTTGTTACTATGTCAGGGCTTACTGTAGGTTACAGTAGTACAGCTCGGTTTGTGTTTGTTACTATGTCAGGGCTTACTGTAGGTTACAGTAGTACAGCTGGGTTTGTGTTTGTTACTATGTCAGGGCTTACTGTAGGTTACAGTAGTACAGCTGGGTTTGTGTTTGTTACTATGTCAGGGCTTACTGTAGGTTACAGTAGTACAGCTCGGTTTGTGTTTGTTACTATGTCAGGGCTTACTGTAGGTTACAGTAGTACAGCTGGGTTTGTGTTTGTTACTATGTCAGGGCTTACTGTAGGTTACAGTAGTACAGCTCGGTTTGTGTTTGTTACTATGTCAGGGCTTACTGTAGGTTACAGTAGTACAGCTCGGTTTAAAGCCTGA